The genomic segment TGCGACACATGCGTGTCGAATATCGTAAGGCGTGGCGCCTTGCGGTATTTCCAAATCTGCCAGAACATCCGGATGAACGGGTACATGGGCCTTGGCCTCCTGCGCTTTTGGCACCGACCTCTGCCCGCCGCACCCCTGCGTCAACCGGAACCTCGCGTCAGACTTGCGATTCAGGGGCGGCCCGCTTAGGTGTTGATCGATTGCATTCAAGGAAGGTGCCGATGACGTCGATTATTCAGATCCTGTTTCTGCTGCTGGATATCCTGTGGTTCTTCATCATCGCCCACGTGATCATGAGCTGGCTGATCAGTTTCCAGGTTCTGAACCTGCACCAACAGCTCGTCGCCCAGATCTGGGACATGCTCAATCGCATCCTCGAGCCGATCTACCGGCCGATCCGCAAGATCCTTCCGCCGATGTCGGGCATCGACCTCGCCCCGCTGGTGGCGCTGATCGGAGTGTATGCGATCCGGATCATCCTGGCGAACAACGCGGCGGCGTTTTACTGAGCCGGGACTTGTTTACCGAATCTTAGTGTGAAAAGGTTCTGCCTAAGAGCAGA from the Roseovarius indicus genome contains:
- a CDS encoding YggT family protein — encoded protein: MTSIIQILFLLLDILWFFIIAHVIMSWLISFQVLNLHQQLVAQIWDMLNRILEPIYRPIRKILPPMSGIDLAPLVALIGVYAIRIILANNAAAFY